The Tenebrio molitor chromosome 3, icTenMoli1.1, whole genome shotgun sequence genome contains a region encoding:
- the LOC138125805 gene encoding sideroflexin-1-3-like, with translation MCSKNKKGKINLDESPYDQDTYWGRARRYFQLANPCNLFVGGDELEENRCLYIKYKCGEPLPKDVTEEDLWRAKSLYDSSYNAETGEPIPVLARPAAQLPVNAVLAGGMMAYYKSTPGVVVWQWLNQTYNAFVGYANRGGEVAPTDQQLMTSYALATGTAIGTALALNRLLRNSPPLVGRFVPLAAVAAAHCVSVPLLKAQVLKNGTPIYDDCNAKLGYSKKAAQAGISDAVLYNILYAVPPMVVTPLVMNYLEGRGTLCRYPWLNFPAHVGIAGLCLLLLSPLACAFVREKAPMSYKHLEPELREGLCKKFYDRPPKYVYYNKA, from the exons ATGTGCAGTAAGAATAAAAAGGGCAAAATAAATCTAGACGAATCTCCGTACGACCAAGACACGTATTGGGGGCGCGCGCGTCGCTACTTCCAACTCGCCAATCCTTGCAACCTGTTCGTCGGCGGCGACGAACTCGAGGAGAATCGCTGCTTGTACATCAAATACAA ATGCGGAGAACCCCTCCCGAAAGATGTCACCGAGGAGGATTTGTGGAGAGCCAAGTCTCTGTACGACTCGAGTTACAACGCCGAGACGGGCGAACCCATCCCGGTGCTCGCGAGACCCGCGGCGCAACTCCCCGTGAACGCTGTGCTCGCTGGAGGGATGATGGCCTACTACAAGTCCACCCCTGGGGTGGTCGTCTGGCAGTGGCTCAACCAAACCTACAACGCTTTCGTCGGTTACGCCAACAGAGGCGGCGAAGTCGCCCCCACCGACCAACAACTCATGACGTCGTACGCCCTGGCGACGGGCACCGCCATCGGCACGGCGCTCGCTTTGAATCGCCTGCTGCGAAACTCGCCCCCGCTGGTGGGGCGGTTCGTACCTTTGGCCGCGGTGGCGGCGGCCCATTGCGTCAGCGTTCCACTACTTAAGGCACA GGTGCTCAAGAACGGGACTCCGATTTATGACGACTGCAACGCCAAGCTAGGTTATTCGAAGAAGGCGGCGCAAGCGGGGATCAGCGACGCCGTGTTGTACAACATACTGTACGCTGTGCCTCCGATGG TGGTGACCCCGCTCGTGATGAATTACTTGGAGGGGAGAGGAACTCTGTGCAGGTACCCTTGGTTGAACTTCCCCGCCCACGTGGGTATCGCTGGTCTCTGTCTCTTGTTACTGAGCCCCCTGGCGTGCGCTTTCGTACGAGAGAAAGCCCCGATGTCTTACAAACACCTAGAACCAGAACTAAGG GAGGGTCTCTGCAAGAAATTCTACGACCGCCCCCCCAAATACGTCTACTACAACAAAGCCTAA
- the LOC138125806 gene encoding sideroflexin-1-3-like isoform X2 — MLTVSSPDTEDLWRAKVLYDSAYHPDTGEKMFVLGRMSFQVPGNMIVTGGMMAFYKSPAGVVFWQWLNQSFNAVVNHTNRSGDATFTNKELVTSYVLATTGAVVTALGLNHALRNAPPLIGRWVPLMAIAVSNFINIPMMRLQELQNGTPVFDDKNNRLGNSTVAARSGILQVIVSRIFMPVPSMGLTPILMDQLDKRGILRKYPWINLPVNVITVGICLTFATPLACAFFKQKAQIAVSKLEPELRESIEKKFAGKPPEYVYYNKGL, encoded by the exons ATGCTCACTGTCTCGTCACCAGATACAG AGGACCTCTGGCGCGCCAAAGTCCTCTACGACTCGGCCTACCACCCCGACACCGGCGAGAAGATGTTCGTTCTGGGGCGGATGTCGTTTCAAGTCCCTGGAAACATGATCGTGACTGGGGGCATGATGGCCTTCTACAAGTCCCCCGCAGGCGTGGTCTTCTGGCAGTGGCTGAATCAGTCGTTCAACGCCGTCGTCAATCACACGAACAGGAGCGGCGACGCCACCTTCACCAACAAGGAGTTGGTTACGTCGTACGTGTTGGCCACGACGGGGGCTGTGGTGACGGCGCTGGGACTCAATCACGCACTCAGG AATGCGCCGCCGCTGATCGGACGGTGGGTGCCTCTGATGGCGATCGCCGTCTCCAATTTCATCAACATCCCGATGATGAGGCTGCA AGAGCTTCAGAATGGGACTCCAGTTTTCGACGACAAAAACAACAGGTTGGGGAACTCGACGGTGGCGGCTCGGTCCGGGATTCTTCAGGTCATCGTGAGCAGGATTTTCATGCCGGTACCCTCTATGG GGTTGACCCCCATTTTAATGGACCAACTAGACAAGAGGGGCATCTTGCGTAAGTACCCCTGGATCAATCTCCCAGTCAACGTCATCACTGTTGGTATTTGTCTAACATTTGCGACCCCACTCGCTTGCGCTTTCTTCAAACAGAAAGCCCAGATTGCAGTCAGCAAATTGGAGCCGGAGCTGAGA GAGAGCATCGAGAAAAAGTTCGCCGGGAAGCCCCCCGAATACGTGTATTACAATAAAGgcctttaa
- the LOC138125806 gene encoding sideroflexin-1-3-like isoform X1 yields the protein MGKDVPITIDIDKPRYDQDTFIGRAKHFYKTANPLNAFVSSKRLEDAHCLVTRYRLKLPLPPGTTEEDLWRAKVLYDSAYHPDTGEKMFVLGRMSFQVPGNMIVTGGMMAFYKSPAGVVFWQWLNQSFNAVVNHTNRSGDATFTNKELVTSYVLATTGAVVTALGLNHALRNAPPLIGRWVPLMAIAVSNFINIPMMRLQELQNGTPVFDDKNNRLGNSTVAARSGILQVIVSRIFMPVPSMGLTPILMDQLDKRGILRKYPWINLPVNVITVGICLTFATPLACAFFKQKAQIAVSKLEPELRESIEKKFAGKPPEYVYYNKGL from the exons ATGGGAAAAGACGTCCCCATCACCATCGACATCGACAAACCCCGCTACGACCAGGACACCTTCATCGGTCGCGCCAAACACTTCTACAAAACCGCCAACCCCTTGAACGCCTTCGTCAGCAGCAAACGTCTCGAAGATGCTCACTGTCTCGTCACCAGATACAG ACTGAAACTGCCCTTGCCCCCCGGCACCACCGAAGAGGACCTCTGGCGCGCCAAAGTCCTCTACGACTCGGCCTACCACCCCGACACCGGCGAGAAGATGTTCGTTCTGGGGCGGATGTCGTTTCAAGTCCCTGGAAACATGATCGTGACTGGGGGCATGATGGCCTTCTACAAGTCCCCCGCAGGCGTGGTCTTCTGGCAGTGGCTGAATCAGTCGTTCAACGCCGTCGTCAATCACACGAACAGGAGCGGCGACGCCACCTTCACCAACAAGGAGTTGGTTACGTCGTACGTGTTGGCCACGACGGGGGCTGTGGTGACGGCGCTGGGACTCAATCACGCACTCAGG AATGCGCCGCCGCTGATCGGACGGTGGGTGCCTCTGATGGCGATCGCCGTCTCCAATTTCATCAACATCCCGATGATGAGGCTGCA AGAGCTTCAGAATGGGACTCCAGTTTTCGACGACAAAAACAACAGGTTGGGGAACTCGACGGTGGCGGCTCGGTCCGGGATTCTTCAGGTCATCGTGAGCAGGATTTTCATGCCGGTACCCTCTATGG GGTTGACCCCCATTTTAATGGACCAACTAGACAAGAGGGGCATCTTGCGTAAGTACCCCTGGATCAATCTCCCAGTCAACGTCATCACTGTTGGTATTTGTCTAACATTTGCGACCCCACTCGCTTGCGCTTTCTTCAAACAGAAAGCCCAGATTGCAGTCAGCAAATTGGAGCCGGAGCTGAGA GAGAGCATCGAGAAAAAGTTCGCCGGGAAGCCCCCCGAATACGTGTATTACAATAAAGgcctttaa
- the LOC138125809 gene encoding sideroflexin-1-3-like gives MDINIDIDAPRYDQETYTGRAKHFFLTTNPLNVFVTGAQLEEARSLVNKYRSKQPLPDGITEEELWRAKTLYDSAFHPDTGEKMTMIGRMSAQVPMNMLITGGMMAFYKSTPAVVFWQWLNQSFNALVNYTNRSGDATFTEKQIGVSYVLATGGAVATALSLNRVCRSAPPLLGRLVPLVAVAAANCINIPLMRSQELQDGTPVYDEDNNKLGYSKSAAQAGIGQVIFSRVCMATPGMMLTPILMNHLEKRGTLRRRPWINLPVQMGFVGLCLTFATPLACAFFKQKAQIAYKKLEPELRDSLDKKFGDSPPKYVYYNKGL, from the exons ATGGACATCAACATCGACATCGACGCTCCCCGATACGACCAGGAGACGTACACGGGTCGAGCCAAGCACTTCTTCTTGACCACCAACCCGTTGAATGTCTTCGTCACCGGCGCCCAACTGGAAGAAGCCCGGAGCTTGGTCAACAAATACAG GAGCAAGCAACCCCTCCCGGATGGCATCACCGAGGAGGAGCTGTGGCGCGCCAAGACTCTCTACGACTCGGCTTTCCACCCCGACACCGGCGAGAAGATGACCATGATAGGGCGGATGTCGGCGCAGGTGCCCATGAACATGCTGATAACTGGAGGGATGATGGCCTTCTACAAGTCCACCCCGGCTGTGGTCTTCTGGCAGTGGCTCAATCAGTCCTTCAACGCTTTGGTCAACTACACCAACAGGAGCGGCGACGCCACCTTCACTGAGAAACAAATCGGGGTGTCGTACGTGCTGGCAACAGGCGGCGCCGTAGCCACCGCCCTCAGTCTCAACCGCGTGTGCAGG AGCGCGCCGCCTCTCCTGGGCCGCTTGGTGCCTCTAGTCGCGGTCGCCGCCGCCAACTGCATCAACATCCCGCTGATGCGGTCGCAAGAGCTGCAAGACGGCACTCCGGTCTACGACGAGGACAACAACAAGTTGGGGTATTCGAAAAGCGCGGCGCAGGCGGGGATAGGCCAAGTCATCTTCAGCAGGGTGTGCATGGCCACGCCGGGGATGA TGTTGACGCCCATTTTGATGAACCACTTGGAGAAAAGGGGGACGCTAAGGAGGCGCCCCTGGATCAACCTACCAGTTCAAATGGGGTTCGTGGGGCTGTGTCTCACGTTTGCCACCCCGCTAGCGTGCGCCTTTTTCAAACAAAAGGCGCAAATAGCCTATAAGAAATTGGAACCAGAACTCAGG GATAGTCTAGACAAAAAGTTTGGAGATAGTCCACCAAAGTACGTTTACTACAATAAGGGCTTGTAA
- the LOC138125800 gene encoding solute carrier family 35 member E1 homolog: MADRKHTKEVLTVLILCVLWYIVSSSNNVIGKTLLNEFPYPMTMTMVQLLSITVFSGPLFNLWGIRKYVDISWRYYFTLIVPLAFGKFIASVFSHVSIWKVPVSYAHTVKATMPLFTVVLSRVLMKEKQTLTVYFSLIPIIAGVAIATITEISFDVIGLVSALVATMGFSLMNIFSKKVLHDTNVHHLRLLHILGRLALLMFLPVWIVVDMFTLLKDDSVQYHDYRVVGLLMMDGVLNWLQNIIAFSVLSLVTPLTYAVANASKRIFVIAVSLFILGNPVTGPNVFGMLLAIFGVLCYNKAKYDAKQAEKKETILPFSQKSWQDRTGYTVLQNGVGDDFAKPSNGTIVNGSNNNSFIYNGKATGGNLLFV, translated from the exons ATGGCTGACCGCAAACACACGAAAGAAGTGTTGACTGTGTTAATTTTGTGTGTTTTGTGGTACATTGTCAGCTCCAGCAACAATGTCATCGGTAAAACCCTCCTCAACGAATTTCCCTATCCGATGACGATGACAATGGTCCAGCTGCTGTCAATCACCGTGTTCAGCGGGCCCCTGTTCAACCTGTGGGGCATCAGGAAGTACGTGGACATCTCCTGGAGGTACTACTTCACCTTGATAGTCCCTCTAGCTTTCGGGAAATTCATCGCGTCCGTCTTTTCGCACGTCAGTATTTGGAAAGTCCCGGTTTCGTACGCTCACACAG TCAAGGCGACGATGCCGCTCTTCACGGTGGTCCTGTCGAGGGTCCTCATGAAGGAAAAGCAAACGCTCACAGTTTATTTCAGTTTGATTCCTATTATCGCCGGGGTGGCGATCGCCACAATCACAGAGATCAGTTTTGACGTGATAGGGCTAGTTAGCGCTCTGGTCGCCACGATGGGCTTCTCCCTCATGAATATCTTCTCAAAGAAAGTACTCCACGACACTAACGTCCACCATTTGAGGTTGTTGCACATTTTGGGGCGGCTCGCCTTGCTCATGTTCTTGCCTGTTTGGATCGTTGTGGACATGTTTACTCTCTTGAAAGACGACTCAGTG cAATACCACGATTATCGAGTCGTCGGTCTTTTGATGATGGATGGAGTGTTAAATTGGCTCCAGAACATCATAGCTTTCAGTGTTTTGTCACTGGTGACTCCTCTCACGTATGCCGTGGCCAACGCCAGCAAAAGAATTTTTGTGATAGCGGTATCGCTTTTTATTTTAGGCAACCCTGTAACCGGTCCCAACGTCTTTGGCATGTTGTTGGCAATATTTGGAGTTTTGTGTTATAACAag GCGAAGTATGACGCAAAACAAGCCGAGAAGAAGGAGACGATTCTGCCGTTCAGTCAAAAAAGTTGGCAGGACAGGACAGGGTACACCGTTTTACAAAATGGCGTCGGCGACGATTTCGCCAAGCCTTCAAACGGCACTATCGTAAATGGTTCGAATAATAATTCTTTCATCTACAATGGGAAGGCCACCGGTGGTAATTTATTGTTCGTGTGA